The following proteins come from a genomic window of Lineus longissimus chromosome 18, tnLinLong1.2, whole genome shotgun sequence:
- the LOC135502147 gene encoding RNA-binding protein 7-like, producing MEDSKDRTLWVGNVSDETTEELLYELFLQAGPLERVTIPKDRETGKQKKFAFITFKHEHSVPFCINIFDGVYLHQRRLQIKTRNGSVHTSGKNPVDADKWGIGLLPHQSKGHGLVKPKNPPLNKVALRNGRSSDSNSESDQDTYNNNGDEYDTRRVVNADPGFLMPPPQGMPVQMLGYQGPGPRNYQRSQTWPGVMELPDDPNSNNGPNNYDSRPKQKYDERFNEHDSRDASRDSREVKRRRFEEHSPRDRDGGRNVIRDHDRSRSNRNSSYDRQRSYERTDRGGPVDNQIQQMANLQMQMIQQQQMQNVHGRSYGGPSQHYSGNGGYRRY from the exons ATGGAAGATTCTAAAGATCGTACACTTTGGGTCGGAAATGTATCAGATgaaactaccgaggagttgctttATGAGCTTTTTTTGCAG GCGGGACCTTTGGAAAGAGTGACCATACCCAAGGACAGAGAAACTGGAAAACAGAAGAAATTTGCATTTATTACATTCAAACATGAACACTCTGTGCCATTTTGTATCAACATCTTCGATGGTGTCTATCTCCACCAGCGCAGATTACAAATCAAGACAAGGAACGGATCTGTTCATACTTCCGGGAAGAATCCCGTCGACGCTGATAAGTGGGGGATAGGACTTTTACCACATCAAAGTAAAGGTCATGGATTGGTAAAACCAAAAAATCCTCCTTTGAATAAAGTTGCTTTAAGAAATGGACGCAGTTCGGACTCTAATAGTGAGAGCGACCAGGATACTTATAATAATAACGGAGATGAGTATGATACAAGAAGGGTTGTAAACGCAGACCCAGGTTTCCTCATGCCTCCACCACAGGGAATGCCCGTCCAGATGTTGGGATATCAGGGCCCAGGTCCCCGGAACTATCAGCGGTCACAAACCTGGCCAGGAGTTATGGAGCTTCCTGATGATCCAAACTCGAATAACGGTCCTAATAACTATGATTCCCGGCCGaaacaaaaatatgatgaaaGGTTTAATGAGCACGATTCTCGAGATGCAAGTCGTGATTCGCGGGAAGTTAAACGTCGCAGGTTTGAAGAACACTCGCCACGCGATCGTGATGGCGGTAGGAATGTCATTCGTGATCATGATCGGAGTCGGAGTAATAGGAATAGTAGCTACGATCGCCAGCGGAGCTACGAGCGCACCGACCGGGGTGGCCCTGTTGATAATCAGATACAGCAGATGGCTAATCTGCAGATGCAGATGATTCAGCAGCAGCAGATGCAGAATGTTCATGGGCGAAGTTATGGGGGGCCGTCTCAGCATTACTCTGGTAATGGTGGGTACAGGCGGTATTAA